One window from the genome of Bdellovibrio sp. NC01 encodes:
- the panB gene encoding 3-methyl-2-oxobutanoate hydroxymethyltransferase translates to MKSILDFHEKKIKKEKFTMCTCYDYSFARILAESDVDCLLVGDSLSNTMLGHSTTLNATNEIMALYAGSVVRGAGDKKFVVADMPFMSYRKGLTASMTSAEIIMRSGAHAVKLEGGEGNYKIVRHMVGSGVPVMGHLGLTPQSVNQLGGFKVQGRDQKAQAKIKEEALRLQDAGSFCIVLECVPSALAEEITNSLDIPTIGIGAGSATDGQVLVLQDLLGMNPGFKPKFVKNFYDGFGNLKAAFNSYHQEVTSGKFPSEKESYS, encoded by the coding sequence ATGAAAAGCATCCTCGATTTCCACGAAAAGAAAATCAAAAAAGAAAAATTCACTATGTGCACGTGCTATGACTACTCGTTCGCGCGTATTCTAGCGGAAAGCGATGTTGATTGCCTTCTAGTTGGCGATTCTTTGTCGAATACAATGCTGGGTCACTCGACAACTTTAAATGCCACGAATGAAATCATGGCTTTGTATGCAGGTTCAGTGGTTCGCGGTGCTGGCGATAAAAAATTCGTTGTCGCTGATATGCCATTTATGAGCTACCGCAAAGGTCTTACTGCCAGCATGACTTCGGCAGAGATCATCATGCGGTCGGGCGCTCACGCCGTGAAACTTGAAGGTGGCGAAGGCAACTATAAAATCGTTCGCCACATGGTCGGTTCTGGCGTTCCGGTCATGGGGCACTTGGGCTTAACTCCACAATCCGTCAATCAATTGGGTGGCTTCAAAGTGCAAGGTCGCGATCAAAAAGCTCAAGCGAAAATCAAAGAAGAAGCTTTGCGCCTGCAAGATGCAGGTTCATTCTGTATCGTGCTTGAATGTGTGCCTTCTGCTTTGGCTGAAGAAATCACAAACTCTTTGGACATTCCGACAATTGGTATCGGTGCGGGCTCTGCGACGGATGGCCAAGTTTTGGTCTTACAAGATTTGCTTGGCATGAATCCAGGTTTCAAACCGAAATTCGTTAAAAATTTCTATGACGGCTTCGGCAATTTAAAAGCGGCATTCAACAGCTATCACCAAGAAGTGACATCTGGAAAATTCCCAAGCGAGAAAGAGAGCTACTCATGA
- the panD gene encoding aspartate 1-decarboxylase: protein MNVSMLRTKIHRATVSGADLNYEGSISICPDLIKASGLLINERVDIYNCNNGARFSTYVIKGNKGEICLNGAAARHVQKGDLVIICSYCGMSFEEAQKHKPTVVFVDEKNRVKEKRAESRKNNK, encoded by the coding sequence ATGAATGTTTCAATGCTTAGAACAAAAATCCACCGTGCAACAGTTTCAGGCGCTGACCTTAATTATGAAGGATCTATCAGCATCTGCCCTGACTTGATCAAAGCTTCAGGCTTATTGATCAACGAACGCGTTGATATTTACAACTGCAACAACGGCGCACGTTTTTCAACATACGTAATCAAAGGCAATAAAGGCGAAATCTGCCTAAACGGCGCAGCGGCCCGTCACGTGCAAAAAGGTGACTTAGTTATCATTTGCTCTTATTGCGGTATGAGCTTCGAAGAAGCGCAAAAACATAAACCAACAGTCGTCTTCGTCGATGAAAAAAATCGTGTTAAAGAAAAGCGCGCTGAAAGCAGAAAGAACAATAAATAG
- a CDS encoding Rossmann-like and DUF2520 domain-containing protein, producing the protein MKATNTLSSISYLIIGSGRVARHLGHYFHLLNISHQTWDRAQDPHLLRTKIANATHVLLAISDDSLAAFYRQNLAGHEKTVVHFSGALNFDDMIAAHPLMTFGPELYELDFYKQIHFTMTGASLSEALPGLPNPSSLLPAEQKALYHAFCVIGGNFSTLLIAKMLSGFADMKIPSEAARVYIEKVVENTFANPEKALTGPLIRKDAKTVQKNLTALGNDPAADIYKAFLKNYWPEYKESEGL; encoded by the coding sequence ATGAAGGCGACGAATACACTATCTTCCATAAGCTATCTGATCATTGGTTCTGGCCGCGTCGCCCGACACCTTGGCCACTATTTTCATTTATTAAACATCAGTCATCAAACATGGGACCGCGCCCAAGATCCGCATTTGCTACGCACAAAGATCGCGAATGCCACACATGTTCTGCTTGCGATTAGCGACGACTCTTTAGCAGCGTTTTATCGTCAGAACTTAGCAGGTCATGAAAAAACCGTTGTGCATTTTTCTGGTGCGCTTAATTTCGATGACATGATCGCGGCTCACCCACTTATGACCTTTGGGCCAGAGCTTTACGAATTAGATTTTTATAAACAGATCCACTTCACGATGACCGGTGCATCTTTAAGCGAAGCCTTGCCGGGTCTTCCAAATCCTTCAAGCCTTCTTCCGGCAGAACAAAAAGCTTTGTATCACGCCTTCTGTGTGATCGGCGGAAACTTTTCAACTTTGCTGATTGCCAAGATGTTGTCAGGCTTTGCTGATATGAAAATTCCCTCTGAAGCAGCAAGGGTTTATATTGAGAAGGTCGTGGAAAACACTTTTGCAAATCCAGAAAAAGCCTTAACCGGCCCACTGATTCGCAAAGACGCAAAAACAGTGCAAAAAAATTTAACGGCTTTGGGCAATGATCCCGCGGCGGATATCTACAAAGCTTTCTTGAAGAACTACTGGCCCGAATACAAAGAAAGTGAGGGCTTATGA
- a CDS encoding type III pantothenate kinase — protein MILCLDVGNTQIYGGLFDKDKMVLSFRKNSKSGASSDETGIFLRTAIRENGYDPSKITKIAICSVVPEVIYSLRGACMKYFNINPFILQAGVKTGLKVKYRNPLEVGADRIANSIAATHLYPNQNVIIVDLGTATTFCAVTKEKDYLGGSIVAGLRLCMEALESKTAKLPSVEIISMHEALGRSTIESIQSGLYYGHLGTMKEIIERVTKECFHNEKPFVIGTGGFSSLFEKEKVFDAIVPDLVLKGMLIALQYNA, from the coding sequence ATGATTCTGTGCTTAGACGTCGGCAACACGCAAATTTACGGCGGCCTTTTTGATAAAGATAAAATGGTCTTGTCATTCCGTAAGAACTCGAAAAGCGGTGCTTCTTCTGACGAAACGGGTATTTTCTTAAGAACCGCTATCCGCGAAAACGGCTACGATCCTTCTAAAATCACAAAAATTGCGATCTGTAGTGTTGTGCCTGAAGTGATTTATTCCCTTCGTGGTGCGTGCATGAAGTATTTCAATATTAATCCATTCATTTTACAGGCCGGCGTGAAAACAGGCTTAAAAGTGAAGTACCGCAATCCTTTGGAAGTTGGTGCGGATCGTATTGCGAATTCTATTGCGGCGACTCACCTTTATCCGAATCAAAATGTGATCATCGTCGATCTGGGCACAGCAACAACGTTCTGCGCGGTAACGAAAGAAAAAGACTATCTTGGTGGTTCTATCGTGGCGGGACTTCGCCTGTGTATGGAAGCGCTAGAGAGCAAAACGGCAAAACTGCCTTCGGTTGAGATCATCTCGATGCACGAAGCTTTGGGTCGCTCGACGATCGAAAGCATCCAGTCTGGCTTGTATTACGGCCATTTAGGCACAATGAAAGAGATCATCGAGCGCGTAACGAAAGAATGTTTCCACAATGAAAAGCCTTTCGTCATCGGCACTGGTGGCTTCTCGTCATTATTTGAAAAAGAAAAAGTTTTTGATGCGATTGTTCCTGACCTTGTTTTAAAAGGCATGTTGATCGCTCTTCAGTATAATGCTTAA
- the coaBC gene encoding bifunctional phosphopantothenoylcysteine decarboxylase/phosphopantothenate--cysteine ligase CoaBC — MMTGSIACYKACHVISRLVQAGCEVQVVATPSALKFVGTATLEGLSGKPVVSDMYATGNVMDHIHLMRWADLILVAPATANFINKAAQGIGDDLLSTLFLAHDFKKPFMLAPAMNTSMYLHPVTQKSVAALKDMGLEILDSASGILACGEEGYGKLLEPDLIIKIVLEKLKMTSAQIATTEASETSVAPKSSSLSKVKVLITAGGTQEPIDTVRSISNLSSGRTGIALAEYLTQMGFDVTLLQAHSSPKTDLVAKKDVFVTFNSLDQKMKHYLSTEDFTHVIHAAAVSDYSVADIEVNGEKHKPLEVKKVSSDADEVTIHMKRNHKIVDRLKDYSRNKNIKVVAFKLTSHATEEQRKAAVNKLFTNSHADFVVHNDLTEIDIVNRTHKFTLYNHEGFVVCENLDRLTSELIRVMVPKDIL; from the coding sequence ATGATGACAGGCTCGATCGCCTGTTACAAAGCCTGCCATGTGATTTCGCGCTTGGTGCAAGCCGGTTGTGAAGTGCAAGTTGTCGCAACTCCCTCGGCATTGAAGTTTGTGGGAACTGCAACATTGGAAGGCCTTTCTGGAAAGCCGGTAGTCAGCGATATGTATGCGACTGGCAATGTGATGGATCATATTCATCTTATGCGTTGGGCAGATTTAATTCTGGTGGCTCCGGCGACAGCGAATTTCATCAATAAAGCGGCACAAGGTATTGGCGATGATTTGCTTTCGACTTTATTCTTAGCTCACGACTTTAAGAAACCATTCATGTTAGCTCCGGCCATGAACACAAGCATGTACTTGCATCCCGTGACTCAGAAGTCAGTAGCAGCGTTAAAGGACATGGGTCTTGAGATTCTTGATTCCGCCTCAGGAATTCTTGCCTGCGGCGAAGAAGGTTACGGCAAACTGCTTGAACCTGATTTGATTATCAAGATTGTTCTAGAAAAATTGAAAATGACTTCTGCGCAGATTGCGACGACAGAAGCTAGCGAAACGTCAGTCGCGCCAAAATCATCTTCACTTTCAAAAGTAAAAGTTTTGATTACCGCGGGTGGCACACAAGAACCGATCGATACGGTTCGTTCGATTTCAAATTTAAGTTCGGGTCGTACTGGCATTGCGTTGGCTGAATATCTTACACAAATGGGCTTCGATGTGACTCTGTTACAAGCTCATTCTTCTCCTAAGACGGATCTTGTAGCCAAGAAAGATGTGTTCGTCACTTTCAACAGCCTTGATCAAAAGATGAAACACTATCTTTCCACGGAAGATTTCACTCATGTTATTCATGCTGCGGCGGTCAGCGACTATTCGGTCGCTGACATCGAAGTGAACGGCGAAAAGCACAAGCCTTTGGAAGTTAAAAAAGTTTCCTCGGATGCGGATGAAGTGACAATTCATATGAAACGCAATCACAAGATTGTAGATCGCCTGAAAGACTATTCGCGCAATAAAAACATCAAGGTCGTGGCATTTAAATTAACAAGCCATGCAACCGAAGAACAGCGCAAAGCTGCGGTGAATAAGCTTTTCACAAATTCACACGCTGATTTTGTTGTTCATAACGATTTGACTGAAATCGATATTGTTAATAGAACCCACAAGTTCACACTCTACAACCACGAAGGATTTGTGGTTTGTGAAAATTTAGATCGCCTGACGAGTGAATTGATTCGCGTCATGGTGCCAAAGGATATTTTATGA
- the panC gene encoding pantoate--beta-alanine ligase, which produces MTVVLRSPQEFKQWRKKQSGSVGFVPTMGALHSGHEQLLKTARAENNIVVLSIFVNPTQFNDPKDFEKYPITWDADLKMAQNNKVDAIFYPHAPDMYPDNYRYKVTENEYSKTLDGAHRPGHFDGVLSVVMKLFNVVSPTKAYFGEKDFQQMRLIQGMVESFFMNLEIVPVATVRESDGLAKSSRNVRLTQEQRALAPAIYKAITTSKTADEAAQALSAQGFKVDYVTDIDNRRYVAAFLGEVRLIDNVQI; this is translated from the coding sequence ATGACAGTAGTTTTGCGCTCGCCACAAGAATTTAAACAGTGGCGCAAAAAACAAAGCGGCAGCGTTGGTTTCGTACCAACAATGGGTGCTTTGCATTCGGGACACGAGCAGTTGCTTAAAACTGCACGTGCCGAAAATAATATCGTTGTCTTGTCTATTTTTGTAAATCCAACTCAGTTCAACGATCCGAAGGATTTTGAAAAGTATCCGATCACGTGGGACGCTGATTTGAAAATGGCGCAAAATAATAAAGTCGATGCGATTTTTTATCCGCACGCGCCTGACATGTACCCTGATAATTATCGCTACAAAGTGACAGAGAATGAATATTCAAAAACTTTGGACGGAGCTCATCGTCCAGGTCACTTTGATGGTGTGCTATCAGTTGTGATGAAACTGTTTAACGTGGTTTCTCCAACGAAAGCCTATTTTGGCGAAAAAGATTTCCAACAGATGCGTTTAATCCAAGGCATGGTTGAAAGTTTCTTTATGAATCTTGAAATCGTACCGGTTGCGACAGTTCGTGAAAGCGACGGTCTTGCGAAGAGTTCACGCAATGTGCGTTTGACTCAAGAACAACGTGCATTGGCTCCGGCCATTTACAAAGCGATTACCACAAGTAAAACGGCGGACGAAGCGGCCCAAGCTTTATCTGCACAAGGTTTTAAAGTGGATTATGTGACTGACATCGACAATCGCCGTTACGTAGCCGCCTTTCTTGGGGAAGTGAGATTGATTGACAATGTCCAAATCTAA
- a CDS encoding DUF2799 domain-containing protein codes for MKKVFLSCTLLFTGLLLTSCTSYFKRQSCESINWYEHGRQVALRGQWLNADQTLQECRKVEANVNESQVDLGFKSGMGEYCTPQKAYQIGKAGDAFHRDICEGPSITSILNKYTQGINDYCSKANAFAAGASGKKYQNVCSVKQEKDFLPGYRKGRKKFVESQITDKENQRQQLNFTIVTKQADLNNAYGELNNLQNRRSFLEMQRSNALAAQNPTQAGYIEGQINSLTTDISLKQSDVNSKKSDLESVRKQQDQLGADISAFRAELPSLDEN; via the coding sequence ATGAAAAAGGTTTTTCTATCTTGCACGTTGCTCTTCACGGGTCTTCTTCTGACTTCTTGTACGAGCTATTTTAAAAGACAAAGCTGCGAGAGTATCAATTGGTATGAACACGGTCGCCAAGTCGCTTTGCGCGGTCAATGGTTGAATGCCGATCAGACTTTGCAAGAATGTCGCAAAGTTGAAGCGAACGTCAATGAGTCGCAAGTAGATCTTGGTTTCAAATCAGGTATGGGCGAATACTGTACGCCGCAAAAAGCTTATCAAATCGGTAAAGCAGGAGACGCTTTCCACCGCGATATCTGCGAAGGTCCGTCGATCACAAGTATCCTGAACAAATACACACAAGGTATTAACGATTACTGTTCTAAAGCGAATGCTTTTGCAGCAGGTGCTTCCGGCAAGAAATATCAAAACGTGTGTTCAGTGAAACAAGAAAAAGACTTTTTGCCTGGTTACCGCAAAGGCAGAAAGAAATTCGTCGAATCACAAATTACTGACAAAGAAAATCAACGTCAGCAATTGAACTTCACGATCGTGACAAAACAAGCTGATTTGAACAATGCTTATGGCGAACTTAATAATCTGCAAAACCGCAGAAGCTTCCTGGAAATGCAAAGAAGCAACGCTTTAGCAGCGCAGAATCCGACACAGGCAGGCTATATCGAAGGTCAGATTAATTCTTTGACGACAGATATTAGCTTGAAACAGTCCGATGTGAATTCTAAGAAAAGTGATCTTGAGTCCGTGCGCAAACAACAAGATCAATTGGGTGCGGATATCTCTGCATTCAGAGCTGAGCTTCCAAGCTTAGACGAAAACTAA
- a CDS encoding ABC-F family ATP-binding cassette domain-containing protein has translation MGITLLQVQDGHKAFGSKILFEEATFAINEGEHVGVIGPNGAGKSTLFKILVDQEHLDSGLVTKSQQLRLGYLEQESDWNVDDKVEEYLAKNCIKPLWELKQFGLKLGLTEQHFQSHLKQLSGGYRMRVKLLFLIGQEPNLLLLDEPTNFLDLETLLVLENFLQEFKGAFLLISHDREFLRRVTDHILEVESGDIVKFAGNLDDYFEQKAMLNELLQKQALSQQAKRKSIMDFVTRFGAKATKARQAQSRLKALEKMEVIELKAAPTHSHIQIPPASPTGKMILELENAQCGYGDKVILKDVNVRLERGNHLGIVGLNGAGKSTLLKSLGEQIPLLGGELKWGHQVRFSYFAQHTPEALNAEHTVLEAMASAAHKDVTQQEVLNIAGSLLFSGDSVHKKVKVLSGGEKSRVALGQILLQKSPLLLLDEPTNHLDFDTVEAMTTALEQYEGTIVTVSHDRGFIGRVANKILEVNHGKLTLYPGTYDEYVWSLQKGFLSERTMDVVDKKNAISSENAAEAPKFNYKEERKRLEVQIKKAQKLIEDCDKKIAELAKKRDALNESLVSGGGNNAASLAKDLHDTSAMIDELEMKMLEAMEEQHSFENELKQLIG, from the coding sequence ATGGGAATTACTCTGCTGCAAGTCCAAGATGGCCACAAAGCCTTTGGCTCGAAAATTCTATTTGAAGAAGCGACGTTCGCAATTAACGAAGGCGAACACGTCGGTGTCATCGGTCCCAATGGTGCCGGCAAATCAACTCTGTTCAAAATTCTGGTCGATCAAGAACACCTTGATAGCGGCCTGGTTACAAAATCACAGCAATTGCGCTTGGGTTACTTAGAACAAGAATCAGACTGGAACGTTGACGACAAGGTTGAAGAATATCTTGCCAAGAATTGCATCAAGCCATTGTGGGAACTGAAACAATTCGGTTTGAAGCTTGGTTTGACAGAGCAACACTTTCAATCTCACCTAAAACAGCTCAGCGGTGGTTACCGCATGCGCGTGAAGCTTTTGTTCTTGATCGGCCAAGAACCGAACCTGCTGCTTCTGGATGAGCCAACCAACTTCTTGGATCTTGAGACGCTTCTAGTCCTTGAAAACTTCCTGCAAGAATTCAAAGGCGCATTTCTTTTGATCTCGCATGACCGCGAGTTTTTAAGACGCGTGACGGATCATATTCTTGAAGTTGAATCTGGTGACATCGTGAAGTTTGCAGGAAACTTAGATGACTACTTCGAACAAAAAGCGATGTTGAACGAGCTTTTGCAAAAACAAGCACTCAGCCAACAAGCCAAACGAAAATCCATTATGGATTTCGTTACACGCTTTGGTGCGAAGGCTACAAAGGCCCGCCAAGCACAAAGCCGCTTAAAAGCTTTGGAAAAAATGGAAGTGATTGAGCTCAAAGCGGCTCCGACTCACTCACATATTCAAATCCCTCCGGCAAGTCCTACCGGCAAAATGATTTTAGAACTTGAAAACGCACAATGCGGTTACGGTGATAAAGTTATTTTGAAAGACGTGAATGTCCGTTTAGAACGCGGCAATCACCTTGGCATCGTGGGTTTGAACGGCGCGGGCAAATCGACATTGCTTAAATCATTGGGGGAACAAATTCCTCTTTTAGGTGGTGAACTTAAATGGGGCCATCAAGTTCGTTTTTCTTATTTTGCACAACACACCCCTGAAGCATTGAATGCAGAACACACGGTCCTTGAGGCGATGGCTTCGGCAGCTCATAAAGACGTGACTCAACAGGAAGTTTTAAATATCGCGGGCAGTTTGTTATTCAGCGGTGATAGCGTTCATAAGAAAGTAAAAGTTCTTTCGGGTGGTGAAAAGTCTCGTGTTGCCTTGGGGCAGATTCTTTTGCAGAAGTCGCCATTACTTTTGCTGGATGAGCCAACCAATCACTTGGATTTCGACACTGTTGAAGCGATGACGACTGCGTTGGAACAATACGAAGGCACAATCGTCACGGTCAGCCATGATCGTGGTTTCATCGGCCGCGTTGCCAATAAAATTTTAGAAGTGAATCACGGTAAACTGACATTGTATCCAGGAACGTATGACGAATACGTCTGGAGTCTTCAGAAAGGATTCCTTTCTGAACGTACCATGGACGTAGTGGACAAAAAGAACGCAATTTCTTCCGAAAATGCGGCGGAAGCTCCGAAATTTAACTACAAAGAAGAACGTAAGCGCCTAGAAGTACAGATCAAGAAAGCGCAAAAGTTGATTGAAGACTGCGACAAGAAGATTGCAGAACTCGCGAAAAAAAGAGACGCTTTAAATGAATCTCTTGTAAGCGGTGGCGGCAATAACGCAGCTTCATTGGCTAAAGATCTGCACGATACCAGTGCGATGATCGATGAGCTTGAAATGAAGATGCTTGAAGCTATGGAAGAACAACACAGCTTCGAGAACGAATTAAAACAGCTTATTGGCTAG